Proteins from a single region of Paenibacillus sp. BIHB 4019:
- the deoB gene encoding phosphopentomutase — translation MAAFERIHLIVMDSVGIGEAPDAAAFGDFGVHTLSHIAREMGGLHMPNMAALGLSNIEPVAGVPAADHPLAFYTKMQEASSGKDTMTGHWEMMGLHIETPFRVFADGFPDELIARIEKKTGRKVIGNKAASGTEIIEELGEEHVKTGALIIYTSADSVLQIAAHEEIVPLKELYDICEYCREITLDDPYMLGRIIARPFVGEIGHFKRTANRHDYALKPFQPTVMNTLRDAGLAVISLGKIADIFDGEGVTKAVRTISNEDGMDKLVEVLDEPFKGLSFLNLVDFDALYGHRRDPLGYGQALEQYDARLPEVFAKLTEQDLLIITADHGNDPTYEGTDHTREYVPLLVYSPRFKQGGRQLALRSTFADVGASIADNFGVTLPDHGTSFMPSLNEPMNASTN, via the coding sequence ATGGCAGCATTTGAACGGATACATTTAATTGTAATGGACTCGGTAGGCATCGGCGAAGCGCCGGATGCTGCCGCGTTCGGAGACTTTGGCGTCCATACGCTCTCGCATATTGCCCGCGAGATGGGCGGACTGCATATGCCGAATATGGCTGCGCTTGGACTGTCGAATATTGAACCGGTTGCCGGGGTTCCGGCTGCGGATCATCCGCTTGCTTTTTATACGAAAATGCAGGAGGCGTCCAGCGGCAAGGATACGATGACAGGGCACTGGGAGATGATGGGCCTTCATATCGAGACGCCATTCCGCGTCTTTGCAGATGGCTTTCCAGATGAGCTGATTGCCCGTATTGAGAAGAAGACAGGCCGCAAGGTCATCGGCAATAAAGCGGCTAGTGGAACGGAAATTATTGAAGAGCTGGGCGAAGAGCATGTGAAGACAGGCGCGCTCATTATTTACACCTCGGCGGATTCGGTGCTGCAAATTGCTGCGCACGAAGAAATTGTACCGCTTAAAGAGCTGTACGACATATGCGAATACTGCCGGGAAATTACGCTGGATGACCCGTATATGCTGGGTCGGATTATTGCCCGTCCGTTTGTAGGGGAAATCGGACATTTCAAGCGTACCGCTAATCGCCATGATTACGCGCTTAAGCCTTTTCAGCCAACGGTAATGAATACGCTGAGGGATGCGGGGCTAGCTGTCATATCGCTTGGCAAAATTGCCGATATATTTGATGGAGAAGGGGTTACGAAGGCCGTTCGCACCATCTCGAATGAAGATGGCATGGATAAGCTTGTTGAGGTGCTGGATGAGCCTTTCAAGGGCCTCAGCTTTCTAAACCTTGTCGATTTTGATGCGCTGTACGGCCACCGCCGCGATCCGCTAGGGTATGGACAGGCTTTAGAGCAATATGATGCCAGACTGCCAGAAGTATTCGCCAAGCTGACGGAGCAGGATTTGCTCATCATTACGGCTGATCATGGCAATGATCCGACTTATGAAGGAACGGATCACACCCGCGAATATGTGCCTTTGCTCGTCTATTCGCCGCGTTTCAAGCAAGGCGGCAGGCAGCTCGCGCTGAGAAGCACCTTCGCTGATGTTGGAGCATCCATTGCCGATAATTTCGGCGTTACACTGCCTGATCATGGAACCAGCTTCATGCCATCATTAAACGAACCAATGAACGCATCAACTAACTAA
- a CDS encoding NupC/NupG family nucleoside CNT transporter produces the protein MKYIVALLGLLVVLGLSYIVSNNKKNIRFKPIAIMIVLQVVLAFVLLNTFAGATLIKGFSGVFEHLLSYAQEGINFVFGGILNEGQFSFFLSVLLPIVFISALIGILQYLKILPFIVKGIGYVLSKVNGMGKLESYNAVASAILGQSEVFISVKKQIGLLPKHRLYTLCASAMSTVSMSIVGSYMQILDPKYVVTALVLNLFGGFIIASILNPYTVEEGEDVLQVQEEGEKQTFFEMLGEYIMDGFKVAIIVAAMLIGFIALIGMINGLFLGILGISFQQILGFIFAPFAFIMGVPWKDAVDAGSIMATKMVSNEFVAMLEISKYPDLSAKAVGVVSVFLVSFANFSSIGIIAGAVKGLHEKQGNAVARFGMKLLYGATLVSVLSATIAGIFI, from the coding sequence ATGAAATACATCGTAGCTTTATTAGGCCTGCTTGTTGTGCTAGGATTGTCCTATATCGTCAGCAACAATAAGAAAAATATTCGTTTCAAGCCGATTGCCATCATGATCGTTTTGCAGGTGGTTCTTGCCTTTGTGCTATTAAATACGTTTGCGGGCGCGACCTTGATTAAAGGTTTTTCCGGCGTGTTCGAGCATCTGCTTTCCTACGCGCAGGAAGGGATCAATTTTGTATTTGGAGGCATTTTAAATGAAGGACAATTTTCCTTTTTCCTGTCGGTTCTGCTGCCAATCGTCTTCATTTCCGCGCTAATTGGCATTTTGCAATATTTGAAAATCCTTCCCTTTATCGTTAAGGGCATCGGATATGTGTTAAGCAAAGTCAATGGCATGGGCAAGCTGGAGTCGTATAATGCGGTCGCATCAGCCATTTTGGGCCAATCGGAAGTATTCATTTCGGTCAAAAAACAAATTGGCCTGCTGCCGAAGCATCGCCTGTATACGCTGTGCGCCTCGGCGATGTCCACCGTATCGATGTCGATTGTCGGCTCGTATATGCAAATTTTAGACCCGAAATATGTGGTGACCGCGCTCGTCCTCAACCTGTTCGGCGGCTTTATTATCGCTTCTATTCTTAACCCGTATACGGTGGAGGAAGGCGAAGACGTGCTGCAAGTACAGGAGGAAGGGGAGAAGCAGACCTTTTTCGAAATGCTGGGCGAATATATTATGGACGGCTTCAAGGTTGCGATTATTGTCGCGGCGATGCTGATCGGTTTTATTGCTCTCATCGGCATGATTAATGGATTGTTTCTTGGCATTCTCGGCATTTCCTTTCAGCAAATACTTGGATTTATTTTCGCTCCTTTCGCTTTTATTATGGGGGTGCCGTGGAAAGATGCCGTTGATGCGGGAAGCATTATGGCCACGAAAATGGTTTCGAATGAATTTGTAGCGATGCTGGAAATTAGCAAATATCCTGATCTTTCGGCTAAAGCAGTCGGCGTCGTGTCGGTGTTTCTCGTCTCTTTCGCTAATTTCTCCTCCATTGGCATCATTGCAGGCGCGGTCAAAGGTTTGCATGAGAAGCAGGGCAATGCCGTTGCACGCTTCGGCATGAAGCTGCTGTATGGTGCAACGCTGGTCAGCGTGCTGTCGGCGACGATTGCAGGAATTTTCATTTAA
- the ptsP gene encoding phosphoenolpyruvate--protein phosphotransferase, whose product MSEHRIKGIGVSEGIRFGKAFIYGAPAVEAAYPQRIEPEQVEAELERLEQAKRQSAAELNAIIAKTEAKLGKDKTAIIEGQLSFLDDPAFYGDIRGQIKRKQASAEQAVQTVLAQLSALFEKMNNAYVKERIHDVKDVADRLMSHLQQVFYPDLASITEPVILVAEDLTPSVTVQLDRSIVLGFVTRVGGETTHTAILSRSLGIPAVVGTGAAFEQLSHGEELILDGTEGVIVLNADQATRSEYEGRQQEEQSAAVKLEKYRLLPAQTEDGKLIELAVNVGMPEEMREGLVDEAHGTGLFRTEFLFMNADSFPDEEKQFAVYKQLAEAWKGKPIVIRTLDIGGDKELSYWDLPHEDNPFLGNRAIRLCLNERELFRTQLRAIVRASAFGTVKIMFPMISSMQEFRAAKQLTLEIMDELKEQAIAFDEKLEIGIMAEVPSVIQLADRFAKEVDFFSIGTNDLVQYTLAVDRMNEKVAHLYDYFHPAVIRSIRSLILAAHKEGKWVGMCGKMAGDPLAAPLLLGMELDEWSMDAASLAKQKFTLSRLNVQDSAKLLSVVLDLDTAEEVRQHIKAFHASKFSD is encoded by the coding sequence ATGAGCGAGCATCGCATCAAAGGCATCGGCGTTTCGGAAGGTATCCGCTTCGGGAAAGCATTCATCTATGGCGCGCCTGCTGTAGAGGCGGCTTATCCTCAGCGGATTGAGCCGGAGCAGGTGGAGGCGGAGCTTGAACGCCTGGAGCAGGCGAAGCGCCAGTCGGCAGCAGAGCTGAATGCGATCATTGCCAAAACCGAGGCGAAGCTAGGGAAGGACAAAACGGCAATTATCGAGGGACAGCTGAGCTTTCTGGATGATCCCGCCTTTTACGGCGATATTCGCGGTCAAATTAAGCGCAAGCAGGCGTCCGCTGAACAAGCGGTACAAACCGTGCTGGCCCAGCTTTCCGCGCTGTTTGAGAAGATGAACAATGCATATGTAAAGGAACGCATTCATGATGTGAAGGACGTTGCGGATCGGCTCATGAGCCATTTGCAGCAGGTTTTTTATCCGGATCTGGCGAGTATTACAGAGCCTGTTATTTTAGTAGCGGAAGATTTAACGCCTTCCGTTACCGTGCAGCTTGATCGCAGCATTGTGCTTGGCTTTGTGACACGGGTTGGCGGAGAAACGACGCATACAGCGATTTTGTCCCGCTCGCTCGGCATTCCTGCAGTTGTGGGCACTGGTGCTGCTTTCGAGCAGCTGAGCCATGGTGAGGAGCTGATTCTGGACGGTACGGAGGGCGTTATCGTGCTGAATGCCGATCAGGCTACCCGCTCGGAATATGAAGGCCGGCAGCAGGAGGAGCAATCCGCAGCAGTGAAGCTTGAGAAATACAGGCTGCTGCCAGCACAGACGGAGGATGGCAAGCTGATCGAGCTCGCTGTCAACGTCGGCATGCCGGAGGAAATGCGTGAAGGGCTAGTGGACGAGGCCCATGGGACCGGCTTGTTCCGAACGGAATTTCTGTTCATGAACGCTGACTCCTTCCCGGACGAAGAAAAACAATTTGCTGTATATAAACAGCTTGCTGAAGCTTGGAAAGGCAAGCCTATCGTTATCCGCACGCTGGATATTGGCGGAGACAAGGAGCTGTCCTATTGGGATTTGCCGCACGAGGACAATCCATTTCTCGGCAATCGCGCTATCCGCCTTTGTCTGAATGAGCGGGAGCTGTTCCGCACCCAACTTCGGGCGATTGTTCGTGCCAGCGCCTTCGGCACCGTTAAAATCATGTTCCCGATGATATCCTCCATGCAGGAGTTCCGCGCTGCCAAGCAGTTGACGCTTGAAATTATGGACGAGCTGAAGGAGCAGGCCATCGCCTTTGATGAAAAACTGGAAATCGGTATAATGGCCGAGGTTCCGTCTGTCATTCAGCTGGCGGACCGTTTCGCCAAAGAGGTTGACTTTTTCAGCATTGGCACAAACGATTTGGTGCAATATACGCTTGCCGTTGACCGCATGAACGAGAAGGTCGCGCACTTATATGATTATTTCCATCCGGCCGTTATCCGCTCGATTCGCAGCTTGATACTAGCGGCGCACAAGGAAGGCAAATGGGTTGGCATGTGCGGTAAAATGGCGGGCGATCCGCTCGCAGCACCGCTGCTGCTCGGAATGGAGCTGGATGAATGGAGTATGGATGCGGCTTCTCTGGCGAAGCAAAAGTTTACGCTGTCTAGACTAAATGTGCAGGATAGCGCCAAGTTGCTAAGCGTTGTGCTTGATCTTGACACAGCTGAGGAAGTTCGGCAGCACATTAAAGCTTTCCATGCTTCCAAATTTAGTGATTAG
- a CDS encoding DeoR/GlpR family DNA-binding transcription regulator — protein sequence MRNIFGEERKNLILALVEEQKRVDLQALCEKFQVSESTIRRDLREMEEAGLLKRTHGGAISIRSVNFEPSFSEREITSTEQKKAIAAKAVQWISNGDTILLDSGTTTFYLMQQLTAFTKLTVVTNSLMLPQDLELPPGIDVIVLGGAYRPGVLSLVGPITERSLDFIKVDKAFMATNGMDLEEGLSTPNVVEGDIKRKMIKRADRIILLSDSSKVNQISFARFADWSDIDVCITDSDMPEEFARKLEERGVEVYRTSAGKEA from the coding sequence GTGAGGAACATTTTTGGTGAAGAACGCAAAAATTTAATTTTAGCTTTAGTAGAAGAGCAGAAGCGAGTTGACCTGCAGGCACTATGTGAAAAGTTTCAAGTATCAGAGTCGACGATTCGCCGGGATTTGCGGGAGATGGAGGAAGCCGGGCTGCTTAAGCGCACGCATGGCGGAGCGATATCCATTCGCAGCGTTAACTTTGAACCGAGCTTTTCCGAGCGGGAGATTACATCAACGGAGCAAAAGAAAGCGATTGCAGCTAAAGCGGTTCAATGGATTAGCAATGGGGATACGATTTTGCTGGACTCCGGCACAACTACTTTTTATTTGATGCAGCAATTGACAGCGTTTACGAAGCTGACGGTTGTGACCAATTCGCTCATGCTTCCGCAGGATTTGGAGCTGCCGCCAGGCATTGATGTCATTGTACTAGGAGGGGCTTACCGGCCTGGCGTATTGTCACTGGTCGGGCCGATTACCGAGCGCAGCCTGGATTTCATTAAGGTTGACAAGGCGTTTATGGCGACGAACGGCATGGATTTGGAGGAAGGACTTAGCACGCCGAACGTGGTCGAGGGAGACATCAAGCGCAAAATGATCAAGCGCGCTGACCGCATTATTTTACTCAGCGACAGCAGCAAGGTGAATCAGATCAGCTTCGCGCGCTTCGCTGATTGGAGCGATATTGACGTGTGCATTACCGATTCGGATATGCCGGAGGAATTTGCCCGGAAGCTGGAAGAGCGAGGCGTCGAGGTGTATCGAACCTCGGCAGGAAAGGAGGCGTAA
- a CDS encoding HPr family phosphocarrier protein, translating into MQTRVLTIINVEGLHLRPAQVLANAAGQFTADIYVEVVGGGEANAKSVLGIIALGLEKGAEVKLSADGEDEEQAVAKLAELFEQGFGEQ; encoded by the coding sequence ATGCAAACACGTGTATTAACGATCATAAATGTAGAAGGGCTGCATTTGCGCCCGGCCCAAGTGCTAGCTAATGCAGCAGGACAATTCACAGCGGATATTTACGTAGAGGTGGTTGGCGGCGGGGAGGCAAATGCGAAAAGCGTGCTTGGCATCATTGCGCTTGGTTTGGAAAAAGGGGCTGAAGTCAAGCTGTCGGCAGACGGCGAAGATGAGGAGCAGGCTGTCGCCAAGCTTGCTGAATTATTCGAGCAAGGTTTCGGAGAGCAATGA
- the pfkB gene encoding 1-phosphofructokinase encodes MSKQQVITLTLNPSMDKTIMLQELKLGGLNRAEDIRLDPGGKGINVARIVHTFGASVTAAGFIAGGIGKRIKDELDRSGIHTAFVEVPGETRTNMKLVDQKQRTTTEVNEPGFAVSESQLAELDQLLDELLPKASVLVLGGSLPKGAPPQLYHDFILKARKLGVRTILDADGEAMVSGIKATPYAVKPNLYELEQLAQRKLDSEEEIVQAGRQLLAQGITLVMISMGADGAIVMSGNEAYLAKPFPIEALSTVGAGDSMVAVLAQALLQNSSLENVARWSTAAGTITASKAGTQVCEFEEIRSRAGDINIQAL; translated from the coding sequence ATGTCCAAGCAGCAAGTCATTACACTTACTTTGAATCCTTCCATGGACAAGACGATTATGCTTCAGGAGCTGAAGCTGGGCGGGCTCAACCGGGCGGAGGACATCCGCCTTGATCCCGGCGGGAAAGGCATTAATGTGGCGCGAATCGTGCACACCTTTGGAGCCAGCGTTACCGCCGCAGGATTTATCGCTGGCGGCATAGGCAAACGAATTAAAGATGAGCTGGATCGTTCAGGCATTCATACGGCATTTGTTGAAGTACCGGGCGAGACGCGGACGAATATGAAGCTTGTAGATCAGAAGCAGCGAACGACGACCGAGGTGAATGAGCCGGGCTTTGCGGTCAGCGAAAGCCAGCTTGCCGAGCTGGATCAGCTGCTCGATGAGCTGCTGCCGAAAGCGTCGGTACTCGTCCTTGGAGGCAGTCTGCCGAAGGGGGCGCCGCCGCAGCTGTATCATGATTTTATTTTGAAAGCGCGCAAGCTAGGCGTACGTACGATTCTGGATGCGGATGGCGAGGCGATGGTTTCTGGAATCAAAGCGACTCCTTACGCGGTCAAGCCGAATCTTTATGAGCTGGAGCAGCTTGCTCAGCGCAAGCTGGACTCGGAAGAGGAAATCGTTCAGGCGGGAAGACAGCTGCTTGCTCAGGGGATAACGCTCGTTATGATATCGATGGGCGCAGATGGGGCTATCGTCATGAGCGGCAACGAAGCCTACTTGGCAAAGCCGTTTCCCATTGAGGCGCTGAGCACCGTTGGCGCAGGAGATTCAATGGTAGCCGTACTTGCACAGGCGCTATTGCAAAATAGCAGCCTCGAAAATGTGGCAAGGTGGAGTACGGCCGCTGGAACGATAACAGCTTCCAAAGCAGGTACCCAAGTATGCGAGTTTGAGGAAATTCGCAGCCGGGCGGGCGATATAAATATTCAGGCATTGTGA
- a CDS encoding GNAT family N-acetyltransferase has protein sequence MQPTLETERLILRAFNLDDASRVQKLAGNIEVASTTLSIPYPYPDGAAEDWISNNTIRASNGEGFPFAVTRKKDNALIGCMSLNLSKPDQRGELSYWSGKPYWGHGYATEAAKRVIQFGFEQLALNKIMAAAMAKNPSSSNVMKKVGMKYEGEFKQHIFKWGEFEDLVFYGLTRADYEELNR, from the coding sequence ATGCAGCCAACACTAGAAACAGAACGATTGATTTTGAGAGCGTTTAACTTAGACGACGCAAGCAGAGTCCAGAAACTGGCCGGCAATATTGAAGTAGCAAGTACAACACTGTCTATTCCTTACCCCTATCCTGATGGGGCAGCCGAGGATTGGATTAGCAACAATACAATTAGAGCAAGCAATGGAGAGGGCTTCCCTTTCGCAGTGACCCGCAAAAAAGACAATGCCTTAATCGGCTGCATGAGCTTAAATCTGAGCAAGCCCGATCAGCGAGGCGAACTGTCTTACTGGTCAGGTAAGCCTTATTGGGGGCATGGCTACGCCACAGAAGCGGCAAAGCGTGTCATCCAATTCGGCTTTGAGCAGCTGGCTTTGAATAAAATTATGGCAGCAGCTATGGCCAAAAACCCTTCTTCCTCCAATGTCATGAAAAAAGTTGGCATGAAATATGAAGGCGAATTCAAGCAGCATATTTTCAAATGGGGCGAATTTGAGGACCTGGTCTTTTACGGATTGACAAGGGCGGATTATGAGGAGCTTAATCGTTGA
- the deoC gene encoding deoxyribose-phosphate aldolase, whose product MLNLSGMIDHTLLRADATKAEIAKLTEEAKQYEFASVCVNPTWVAFAAEQLAGSKSKVCTVIGFPLGASTSTVKAFETGNAIANGADEIDMVINIGALKDGNDDYVEQDIKAVVDAAAGKAIVKVIIETSLLTDEEKVRACELAVKAGADFVKTSTGFSTGGATAEDVALMRKTVGDKLGVKASGGVRGLDDMKKMIEAGATRIGASSGVKIMQGEQSSAAY is encoded by the coding sequence ATGTTAAATTTGTCTGGAATGATTGATCATACGCTGCTGCGTGCTGACGCGACGAAAGCAGAGATCGCTAAGCTGACGGAGGAAGCGAAACAATATGAATTTGCTTCGGTTTGTGTAAATCCGACTTGGGTCGCTTTTGCCGCTGAGCAGCTGGCAGGAAGCAAGTCCAAAGTTTGCACCGTTATCGGCTTTCCATTAGGAGCATCGACGAGCACCGTTAAAGCGTTTGAAACGGGCAATGCGATTGCAAATGGTGCCGACGAAATTGATATGGTTATCAACATTGGCGCTTTAAAAGACGGCAACGATGATTACGTGGAGCAGGACATTAAAGCGGTTGTTGATGCGGCAGCAGGCAAAGCAATTGTGAAGGTCATTATTGAGACAAGCCTGCTCACCGATGAAGAAAAGGTTCGTGCTTGCGAGCTTGCAGTGAAAGCCGGAGCTGACTTTGTAAAAACCTCGACGGGTTTCTCTACTGGCGGAGCAACAGCTGAAGACGTAGCGCTCATGCGCAAAACAGTTGGCGACAAGCTCGGAGTGAAAGCATCGGGCGGTGTACGGGGACTTGATGATATGAAAAAAATGATCGAAGCAGGCGCAACGCGCATCGGAGCAAGCTCCGGCGTGAAAATCATGCAGGGCGAGCAATCCAGCGCCGCTTATTAA
- a CDS encoding fructose-specific PTS transporter subunit EIIC, which produces MKKLLAVTSCPTGIAHTYMAAESLLKMAEEKGVPLKVEKRGALGVEDELTPEEIAEAHAIILAADTDVLESRFAGKPIIKVGVAEGIRNPAGLIEQALAKEAAQAGAAAPAQEQTKKEGSSVRTGAYKHLMTGVSNMLPLVVAGGIIIAISFIFGIKAFQEEGTLPAALMNIGSGAAFALMIPILSGFISFSIADRIGLAPGLVGGMLASQLGAGFLGGIISGFLAGYVAKWLRHAIKLPKSLEGIKPILIIPVLSTLIVGLIMIYVVGTPVKTLMDILTTWLTGLNSTNAILLGLLLGAMMAFDMGGPLNKAAYTFAVGLLASHVYGPMAAVMAAGMTPPLGLWLATVIRKNKFSKEERDAGKVAGVMGLAFITEGAIPFAAADPLRVIPGTVLGSAVAGALSMVFGATLQAPHGGAFVLAIPNAVTHLGAYAAAIVIGSVVTAVTVSLLKKNKLAAA; this is translated from the coding sequence ATGAAGAAATTGCTGGCTGTAACTTCTTGTCCGACTGGCATTGCCCATACGTATATGGCCGCGGAATCATTGCTTAAAATGGCAGAGGAGAAAGGTGTTCCGCTGAAGGTTGAAAAGCGCGGCGCGCTTGGCGTAGAGGATGAGCTTACGCCGGAGGAAATCGCCGAAGCGCACGCGATTATTTTGGCAGCGGATACCGATGTATTGGAATCTCGATTTGCAGGCAAGCCGATTATTAAAGTTGGCGTTGCCGAAGGCATCCGCAATCCGGCAGGCTTGATTGAGCAGGCGCTGGCGAAAGAAGCGGCTCAAGCTGGGGCGGCCGCACCTGCACAGGAGCAGACGAAGAAAGAGGGCAGCTCTGTGCGAACGGGTGCCTACAAGCACTTGATGACTGGTGTGTCGAATATGCTGCCGCTCGTTGTCGCCGGGGGAATCATTATTGCGATTTCGTTTATTTTCGGTATAAAAGCGTTCCAAGAGGAAGGTACGCTCCCAGCAGCGCTGATGAACATTGGGAGCGGGGCGGCATTCGCTTTAATGATTCCGATTTTATCCGGCTTTATTTCCTTCTCTATCGCAGACCGGATCGGCCTTGCGCCCGGACTTGTAGGCGGAATGCTGGCCAGCCAGCTGGGAGCCGGCTTCCTCGGCGGTATTATTTCAGGCTTTCTTGCCGGCTATGTGGCAAAATGGCTGCGTCATGCGATCAAGCTGCCGAAATCGCTGGAAGGCATTAAGCCGATTCTTATTATCCCCGTGCTGTCGACGCTCATAGTCGGGCTGATTATGATTTATGTCGTAGGAACGCCAGTGAAGACATTGATGGATATTTTGACGACATGGCTGACAGGCCTGAATTCAACGAATGCGATTTTGCTCGGCTTGCTGCTTGGGGCTATGATGGCGTTCGATATGGGCGGTCCGCTTAATAAGGCAGCGTATACATTTGCTGTCGGCTTGCTTGCAAGCCATGTGTACGGCCCAATGGCTGCCGTGATGGCAGCAGGAATGACTCCGCCGCTTGGCTTGTGGCTTGCGACCGTCATTCGCAAAAACAAATTTTCCAAAGAAGAGCGCGATGCGGGAAAAGTAGCAGGAGTCATGGGGCTGGCCTTTATTACCGAAGGAGCTATTCCTTTCGCAGCCGCTGATCCGCTTCGTGTCATCCCAGGTACGGTGCTTGGTTCCGCAGTAGCGGGCGCGCTGTCGATGGTGTTTGGGGCGACGCTGCAAGCGCCGCATGGCGGGGCATTCGTACTCGCTATTCCAAATGCAGTAACGCATCTCGGCGCTTATGCCGCAGCTATTGTCATCGGTTCTGTTGTTACAGCCGTAACGGTATCCTTGCTCAAAAAAAATAAGCTGGCAGCAGCTTAA
- a CDS encoding fructose PTS transporter subunit IIA, producing the protein MSSQTLLNIETIILDSSAGDRQAVIKELAERLQSAGYLNDEAAFLASVEAREQHASTGIGFGVAIPHGKSAGVSKPGLAFARLSQPIDWGSLDGKPVTSIILLAIPESDAGKEHLRILASVSRKLIHESFRQELLDGQNAADILKTLESAL; encoded by the coding sequence ATGTCATCCCAAACCTTATTAAATATTGAAACAATCATTCTCGATTCATCCGCTGGTGACCGTCAAGCCGTTATTAAAGAGCTTGCTGAGCGGCTGCAATCGGCTGGTTATTTGAACGATGAGGCTGCTTTTCTAGCTTCGGTTGAGGCGCGTGAGCAGCATGCGTCAACAGGCATCGGCTTTGGGGTTGCGATTCCGCATGGCAAATCCGCGGGTGTCAGCAAGCCGGGCTTAGCTTTTGCCCGTCTTTCACAGCCAATTGACTGGGGCTCCCTTGATGGCAAGCCGGTCACTTCGATTATTTTGCTGGCCATTCCGGAATCGGATGCAGGCAAGGAGCATTTGCGGATTTTGGCTTCGGTATCGCGCAAGCTGATACACGAAAGCTTCCGTCAAGAGCTGCTGGATGGCCAAAACGCAGCAGATATTTTGAAAACATTGGAAAGCGCCCTGTAA
- the deoD gene encoding purine-nucleoside phosphorylase: protein MSVHINAKQGDIAETILLPGDPLRAKYIADTYLENVTCYNEVRGMLGFTGTYQGKRISVQGTGMGVPSISIYVNELIREYGVKNLVRVGTCGAMQKSVNVREVILAQAACTDSSMNRHVFGGYDFSPIASFELLKAAYERGVAKGLKLHVGNIFCSDSFYRDDKSIVEKLMEHNVLGVEMETTALYTLAAKYGVNALTILTVSDHLLTGEETTSAERQSTFNDMMEVALETVTSL from the coding sequence ATGAGTGTTCATATTAATGCAAAGCAAGGCGACATCGCCGAAACGATTTTATTGCCGGGCGATCCGCTAAGAGCGAAATACATTGCGGATACGTATTTGGAAAATGTAACGTGCTACAACGAAGTGCGCGGTATGCTGGGCTTTACAGGGACTTACCAAGGCAAGCGTATTTCGGTGCAGGGAACAGGCATGGGCGTACCGTCCATCAGCATTTACGTCAATGAACTCATTCGCGAATATGGAGTGAAAAATCTCGTTCGTGTCGGCACATGCGGCGCGATGCAAAAAAGCGTAAACGTGCGCGAGGTTATTTTGGCGCAAGCGGCTTGTACAGATTCCAGCATGAATCGCCACGTATTCGGCGGCTATGACTTCTCGCCAATTGCCAGCTTCGAGCTGCTGAAGGCGGCTTACGAGCGCGGCGTAGCCAAAGGCCTCAAGCTGCATGTCGGCAATATTTTTTGCTCGGACAGCTTTTATCGGGATGATAAGTCCATTGTCGAGAAGCTGATGGAGCACAATGTGCTTGGCGTTGAAATGGAAACGACGGCGCTTTATACGCTCGCTGCTAAATATGGCGTCAATGCCCTGACGATTTTGACCGTAAGCGACCACCTGCTGACCGGCGAGGAAACGACTTCTGCCGAAAGACAAAGCACATTCAATGACATGATGGAAGTAGCACTGGAAACGGTAACTTCCTTGTAA